In Humulus lupulus chromosome 7, drHumLupu1.1, whole genome shotgun sequence, the following are encoded in one genomic region:
- the LOC133791459 gene encoding E3 ubiquitin-protein ligase ATL6-like: MMTNSNFRLSKREMKAILFVLLLLLAALSYNGAQSPGNPQNNTNGYNPWGLPTAYNIAYAMFGLLAIMFLGLFFAYCCCGCRCGGGGLDAAVLETFPTLEYSEAMRLQIGRGEELNCGVCLFEFKDHEMLRFIPNCNHVFHAHCIDKWLKSHTDCPLCRVDLVHGANVPLHRPEFPNETEMESQSNAAAVEPTVQERAQEQLPALVPATVSDDSIRSRISGFRSRMTQRFLRRSQSTGYSFFRAGENTERFTLRLSAEVRNNILNRQLERTSSQVVLPRESSSRHVDRGGGEGTSRSGPTTSSNS; this comes from the coding sequence ATGATGACAAACTCCAATTTCCGGTTATCCAAACGGGAAATGAAGGCCATTCTTTTCGTGTTACTTCTGTTGCTGGCGGCGTTATCCTACAATGGAGCTCAGTCGCCGGGAAACCCTCAAAATAACACGAATGGGTATAACCCGTGGGGTTTACCGACAGCTTACAACATCGCGTATGCCATGTTTGGACTACTAGCCATCATGTTTCTGGGGCTGTTCTTCGCCTACTGCTGCTGCGGATGCCGATGCGGAGGCGGAGGGCTCGATGCCGCAGTTCTTGAGACGTTCCCGACCCTTGAGTATTCGGAGGCGATGAGGCTCCAGATTGGACGTGGCGAGGAGCTGAATTGCGGCGTGTGTCTGTTTGAGTTCAAAGACCATGAAATGCTGCGTTTTATCCCCAATTGCAATCACGTTTTCCACGCCCATTGTATTGATAAGTGGCTCAAGTCGCACACCGATTGTCCCTTATGCCGAGTTGATCTGGTACACGGAGCCAACGTGCCCCTACACCGACCCGAGTTCCCCAACGAGACAGAAATGGAATCTCAAAGCAACGCCGCTGCAGTCGAACCTACGGTTCAAGAAAGAGCTCAAGAACAACTTCCGGCGTTAGTACCCGCTACGGTGTCCGATGATTCAATTAGAAGCCGTATAAGTGGATTTCGATCAAGAATGACACAACGATTTCTCCGGCGGTCTCAATCGACCGGCTACTCGTTTTTCCGGGCGGGCGAGAACACTGAGCGGTTCACTTTGAGGCTATCCGCCGAGGTGAGGAATAACATACTGAACCGTCAATTGGAACGAACCAGTAGCCAAGTGGTGTTGCCTAGAGAAAGCAGCTCGAGGCACGTGGACCGAGGCGGTGGAGAAGGGACTAGCAGAAGTGGGCCGACTACGTCGTCGAACAGTTGA